In Xenorhabdus poinarii G6, the following are encoded in one genomic region:
- the purR gene encoding HTH-type transcriptional repressor PurR: protein MATIKDVAKHAGVSTTTVSHVINKTRFVAEDTKAAVWAAIKELNYSPSAVARSLKVNHTKSIGLLATSSEAPYFAEIIESVENSCYSKGYTLILCNSHNNLDKQKAYLAMLAQKRVDGLLVMCSEYPEQLLGMLEDYRNIPMVVMDWGESKGDFTDAIIDNAFHGGYLAGRYLIERGHREIASISGPLARNTGGGRHHGFLKALKEANIAIRDEWIVQGDFEPESGYQAMYKILNQKHRPTAVFCGGDVMAMGAICAADELGLRVPQDISIIGYDNIRNARYFTPALTTIHQPKERLGQMAFSMLLDRIVNKREDAQTIEVHPRLVERRSVADGPFIDYRR, encoded by the coding sequence ATGGCAACGATCAAAGATGTGGCCAAACACGCTGGTGTTTCAACCACAACCGTATCCCATGTTATCAATAAAACCCGTTTCGTCGCCGAAGATACCAAAGCTGCTGTTTGGGCGGCTATTAAGGAACTGAATTATTCGCCCAGTGCTGTTGCCCGTAGTTTAAAAGTCAACCACACCAAATCGATCGGGTTACTGGCCACATCCAGTGAGGCACCTTATTTTGCTGAGATCATAGAATCGGTTGAAAATAGCTGCTATAGCAAAGGCTATACACTGATTTTATGTAATTCTCATAACAACCTTGATAAACAAAAAGCCTATCTCGCAATGCTGGCACAAAAGCGCGTCGATGGTTTGCTGGTCATGTGTTCAGAATACCCTGAACAACTTTTAGGTATGCTAGAAGACTATCGTAATATTCCGATGGTGGTTATGGATTGGGGAGAGTCCAAAGGGGATTTCACCGATGCAATTATTGATAACGCCTTTCACGGTGGTTACCTGGCTGGCCGTTATCTTATTGAACGTGGCCACCGTGAAATTGCCTCCATTTCCGGACCGTTAGCCAGGAATACCGGAGGGGGACGCCACCACGGTTTTCTCAAGGCATTGAAAGAGGCCAACATTGCTATTCGAGATGAGTGGATTGTTCAAGGTGATTTTGAACCTGAATCCGGTTATCAGGCCATGTATAAGATCCTTAATCAGAAACATCGCCCAACCGCCGTTTTCTGTGGCGGCGACGTGATGGCAATGGGCGCAATTTGTGCTGCCGATGAGTTAGGATTGCGCGTTCCGCAAGACATTTCAATTATCGGTTACGACAATATTCGTAATGCCCGCTATTTCACGCCAGCATTAACAACCATTCATCAACCCAAAGAACGTTTAGGGCAAATGGCATTTTCGATGTTATTGGACAGAATCGTCAATAAACGTGAGGATGCACAAACTATCGAAGTCCATCCACGCCTCGTTGAACGACGCTCGGTGGCGGATGGACCTTTTATCGATTATCGCCGCTGA
- the punC gene encoding purine nucleoside transporter PunC, producing MNTHKNAIPFMFYLAGLSMLGYLAIDMYLPAFDAMKEELGTSTNAISASLSIFLAGFAFAQLLWGQLSDRLGRKPVLIIGLSLFSISCLAMLWITDPIQLLILRFMQAVGVCSAAVTWQALVVDRYDAEQTKRVFAMIMPLVALSPALAPLLGAWLLTHSGWRIIFFVLMIVTLLLLIPTFFLTSKHTNIESRTETKTVSFFTLLASPVFSGNVLIYASCSAGFFAWLTGSPTILNSMGYNATDIGLSYIPQTLAFMIGGYGCRLLLEKVKSETVFPLLLIGYAVSMTSIYLISLSSAPSFIAILIPFCVMAAMNGASYPIAVANALSVYPKSSGKAAALQNALQLGLCFVASIVVSLFMEYPLLSTATVMALTSVPMAVGYWLQKNR from the coding sequence ATGAATACACATAAAAACGCTATTCCATTCATGTTTTATCTCGCAGGTCTGAGTATGCTCGGTTACCTGGCCATCGATATGTATCTGCCCGCTTTTGATGCAATGAAAGAAGAATTGGGGACATCAACAAATGCCATTAGTGCAAGTCTCAGCATTTTTCTGGCCGGGTTTGCTTTTGCCCAGCTTTTATGGGGGCAATTGTCTGACCGCTTAGGTCGAAAGCCTGTTCTTATTATCGGACTCTCTCTGTTTTCCATTAGTTGTTTAGCTATGCTGTGGATTACTGATCCTATTCAGTTGCTTATCTTGAGATTTATGCAAGCGGTTGGGGTTTGTTCTGCGGCGGTTACCTGGCAGGCACTGGTCGTCGATAGATATGATGCAGAACAGACCAAACGTGTTTTTGCCATGATCATGCCTCTGGTTGCTCTTTCTCCGGCCCTTGCCCCTTTATTGGGAGCCTGGTTATTGACCCACAGCGGCTGGAGGATCATTTTCTTTGTTTTAATGATCGTGACACTGTTACTGCTGATACCGACATTTTTCCTGACGAGTAAGCATACGAATATTGAATCCAGAACTGAGACCAAAACAGTTTCTTTCTTTACGTTACTCGCTTCCCCGGTTTTCAGCGGAAATGTCTTGATCTATGCATCTTGCAGCGCCGGTTTTTTTGCCTGGCTAACGGGTTCACCAACCATTCTGAATAGTATGGGTTATAACGCCACCGATATTGGTCTAAGTTATATCCCCCAGACGCTGGCATTTATGATTGGTGGATATGGTTGCCGTCTCTTATTGGAAAAAGTGAAAAGTGAAACCGTATTCCCACTTTTGCTGATAGGCTATGCGGTAAGCATGACGAGTATTTACCTGATTTCTCTATCCAGCGCACCTTCATTTATCGCTATTCTTATTCCTTTTTGTGTAATGGCTGCCATGAATGGCGCATCTTATCCCATTGCCGTGGCAAATGCGCTGTCTGTGTACCCAAAGAGTAGTGGTAAAGCAGCTGCATTACAAAATGCGCTACAATTGGGATTATGTTTTGTCGCAAGTATCGTTGTTTCTCTATTTATGGAATACCCTCTTTTATCAACAGCAACCGTCATGGCATTGACTTCTGTTCCAATGGCGGTGGGTTATTGGTTACAAAAAAACAGATAA
- the punR gene encoding DNA-binding transcriptional activator PunR, giving the protein MWSEYSLEVINAVARTGSFSAAASELHRVPSAVSYTVKQLEEWLAVSLFERRHRDVELTEAGAIFIKEARSVIKKMNHTRHQCQQVANGWRGQFSIAVDQVVKPERTLRLILDFYRHFPDIELFIYPEVFNGVWDALVDERVDVAIGATRASPVGERYSFRDMGFMPWLCVVSPGHELAAISGKLNDDQMRPYPSLCLEDTSRSLPKRNTWALDNQRRLIVPDWDAGLSCLMDGLCVGMVPKHRALPLIRKGKLTTLELEQPLPDSPCCLTWLQKSHSPALSWLLDYLGDSNTLNAEWLQES; this is encoded by the coding sequence ATGTGGTCTGAATACTCTCTGGAAGTTATTAATGCTGTTGCCAGAACAGGAAGTTTCAGTGCGGCTGCATCAGAACTTCACCGCGTGCCTTCTGCTGTGAGTTATACGGTAAAGCAGCTTGAAGAATGGTTGGCAGTATCACTGTTTGAACGTCGTCACCGGGATGTTGAACTCACGGAAGCAGGGGCTATTTTTATCAAAGAAGCTCGTTCTGTTATCAAAAAAATGAATCACACCCGACATCAGTGCCAACAAGTTGCCAATGGCTGGCGGGGGCAATTCAGTATTGCGGTTGATCAGGTTGTCAAACCAGAGCGGACGCTTCGGCTAATTTTGGATTTCTACCGCCATTTCCCAGATATTGAATTATTCATCTATCCTGAAGTGTTTAATGGGGTATGGGATGCGTTGGTTGATGAACGCGTGGATGTTGCTATAGGGGCAACTCGAGCCTCTCCTGTCGGGGAACGCTATAGCTTCAGGGATATGGGATTCATGCCATGGCTGTGCGTTGTCAGCCCCGGCCATGAATTGGCGGCAATATCCGGAAAATTGAATGATGATCAAATGCGGCCTTATCCCAGTTTATGCCTTGAGGATACTTCGCGCAGCTTGCCTAAACGTAATACATGGGCTTTAGATAATCAACGGAGGTTGATTGTTCCGGATTGGGATGCAGGGCTGAGTTGCCTCATGGATGGACTGTGTGTAGGAATGGTTCCCAAGCATCGGGCGTTACCGCTGATCCGTAAGGGCAAGCTGACGACACTCGAACTTGAACAACCATTGCCTGATAGTCCATGCTGCTTGACATGGTTGCAAAAAAGCCATTCTCCGGCATTAAGCTGGTTACTCGATTACCTGGGGGATAGCAATACGCTGAATGCTGAATGGCTGCAAGAAAGTTAA